The region CCCTCTGGTGGAGGGGCTGGTATAGTGTAAAGGGAAAGGTCACGTGGGGAGCAGGGAAGATGAACGCCAGACTGCGGGTCTTGCTCTGCAGTGGACTGGAACTTGTGGCGTGCCGCATGGAAACGTTGGTGGATGCCAGCCTGGTAGGCAGACTGTGGGTTTGGGGAGGAGGAGCCTGGGCTGCAGCATGATAGGCTATCAGTAATCTGATTAGCAAGCAATGGCGAGCTCCCATTGGTCAGTGCACTGTGGCCGGGACTAAAGGCAGGAAGAGAAGCTTTGTTTCCCTCCCCAATTTCTTCCTCCCGCTTCTCGCCACTCCCTCCATCTACTACAGTAGTGCAGTGGCCGTTCACCTTCACCTGGCTTGGACCTGGTGTCTCCCCAAACCCCGCCACAGCATCATCGCCCCCCAGCCTGCCTGACTCTGCCCTTCCCTCCTCCCCCATAAGCCTTGGCACCTCCTCCCTCAGCTTCTCTAGTTCTTCCTGGAGGCGGCCGCTGCGTGCCTCCTCCCTCCTGAACCGCAGCGCCAGCTGCTCGCGCTCCGTGTCGAACTCGGCAAGCAGCTCCTCCCTCTGCGCCTCCATCTGCATGCCACACCTCCTCTCTTCAACCAGCTCAGCCTGCAGGGCCTGAGTGGCAGCGCGCTCCCGTTCCAGCCGCCGGCTGAGCTCAGCAGCGCGCTGTGCCTCCTGGTGGGCACGCGAGGCTGAGCGCTTGCACTCACGCCCCAGAGCCAACAGCAGTTGCTTCTGTTGCCCACGCTCGTCTTCCAGCTGCTCATGCAGGCGCCGGTTCTCCTTCTCCATGCGCGACACTTTTGTACGCTCAAAttccagctggacacaaagcAAGGCAGTCCTTAGCCATCTTGTCTAACTGCTgatctgaaatgtttcatttagtGTCATTTGTATGTTTATCTTATAAATAACTTTCTATAGAAAACAATGTTGATTTGATTGAATTAATTTCAGTTGGAATAAGATTCTcaataaaacaaactaaatgtgtaaatgacTTTCTTCCAGTATAGCATGACAGTAAACGAGCCTGTACAATGACAATTGCTCTATTGCCGCAAAGCTCTGTACCTGCTGTAGGAGGcgctctcgctccttctctaaAATACAAGTGACATCATCTCCCTCAGCTGTATCCTCAGCAtgccttctcttctcttcctctaaATC is a window of Electrophorus electricus isolate fEleEle1 chromosome 3, fEleEle1.pri, whole genome shotgun sequence DNA encoding:
- the cttnbp2nla gene encoding CTTNBP2 N-terminal-like protein, with protein sequence MAPTTESRLNVDTLSKQDLLMLFSVLEGELEARDLVIQALRAQRRDAYVWERYGRYDLSDPFLALQRDGEVLQGSGQARGAGASAPQKWESARGAAGRSDPLAMLRLVVGHCRRMQEKMLKQLAAAESRHRRVIADLEEEKRRHAEDTAEGDDVTCILEKERERLLQQLEFERTKVSRMEKENRRLHEQLEDERGQQKQLLLALGRECKRSASRAHQEAQRAAELSRRLERERAATQALQAELVEERRCGMQMEAQREELLAEFDTEREQLALRFRREEARSGRLQEELEKLREEVPRLMGEEGRAESGRLGGDDAVAGFGETPGPSQVKVNGHCTTVVDGGSGEKREEEIGEGNKASLPAFSPGHSALTNGSSPLLANQITDSLSCCSPGSSSPNPQSAYQAGIHQRFHAARHKFQSTAEQDPQSGVHLPCSPRDLSLYTIPAPPPEGSTSKQAARNTVTQALSRFSSHQGPSKAATSNSSGFGTDYRTMAPPGALSPGVRSPTIPRAERGNPPPIPPKKPGLAETPPSPATLRAAPLAQMSANCGHKTTSDNTKEPDLLMSSSG